The window GCGAGCGCCGCGTCCTTGGCCGTCTCGATGCGGACGTTGCCGCGGTAGAGCGTCTCGGCGCAGGTGACGATGATGAAGAAGGCGACGACGGTGACCATCACCGACCCGAGGATCACGTCCCAGCGCGAGTAGCGGTACTCCTCGATCCGCACGCCCTTTTCCACGATCGACGCCTGCTGGTAGAACTGCATCCAGGGGGCGATCGTCGTGCCGACCAGGGCCGTGAGCATGACGAGGTACTCGGTGGAGAGCGTCCCCTGCGGCCGCACGACCTCGCGCAGCAGGCTCGGCCAGTGCGGCGCGACCTTGACCCCGGCGACGATGTAGGCGATGTAGAAGACGCAGGCGCCGAGGAAGATCTTCTCGACGCGGCTGTACGTCCCCTTGACGACGACCCACCAGACGAAGAAGGCCGCGATGGGCACCGCGAGCGCGCGGCCGATGCCGAAGATCTCCATCGCGGAGGCGATCCCGGCGAACTCCGCGACCGCGTTGCCGAAGTTGGTCACCACGAGACAGAGCATGAGGTAGAACGTGACCCGCACGCCGAAGCGCTCGCGGATCAGGTCGGCGAGCCCCTGGCCGGTGACCACGCCGAGCCGCGAGGTCATCTCCTGCACCAGGACGAGCGCGATGGCGATCGGCACCAGCGACCAGAGCAGTGTCTGCCCGAAGTGCGCGCCCGCGAGCGAATACGTCGTGATGCCGCCGGCGTCGTTGTCGACGTTGGCCGTGATGATCCCCGGGCCGACCACCGAGAGGAAGATGAGCAGCCCCTTCCAGCGGGCCTGCAGCCAGGAGCGCGCGGCCGCCGGCCGGGGGAGGACGGTTCGCGGCGCGCTCACCGGGCCAGCTCCGGCGCCACGTCCTCGAGGACGTCGTCGACGGTGATGATGCCCTTCATGACGCCCTCGCCGTCGACGACGGGCAGG of the bacterium genome contains:
- a CDS encoding divalent metal cation transporter, which produces MSAPRTVLPRPAAARSWLQARWKGLLIFLSVVGPGIITANVDNDAGGITTYSLAGAHFGQTLLWSLVPIAIALVLVQEMTSRLGVVTGQGLADLIRERFGVRVTFYLMLCLVVTNFGNAVAEFAGIASAMEIFGIGRALAVPIAAFFVWWVVVKGTYSRVEKIFLGACVFYIAYIVAGVKVAPHWPSLLREVVRPQGTLSTEYLVMLTALVGTTIAPWMQFYQQASIVEKGVRIEEYRYSRWDVILGSVMVTVVAFFIIVTCAETLYRGNVRIETAKDAALALAPIAGKYNAYLFALGLLNASLFAASILPLSTAYTVCEGMGWEVGVDRKFAEAPQFYGLYSLIILFAAGAILLPGMPLIKIMFLSQVLNGLVLPFILIFMLVLVNDRDLMGTYANGRWANVAGIACVALLVLLSLFLVFSPLFS